The following coding sequences lie in one Arachis ipaensis cultivar K30076 chromosome B03, Araip1.1, whole genome shotgun sequence genomic window:
- the LOC107634411 gene encoding uncharacterized protein LOC107634411 translates to MKMHLLIFTFLLQLQAIVILTTLALSICKNSCGNIPINYPFGLEDGCGAPQFRNMLNCSTNLFFQTPSGSYKVQSIDYNKLTMVIYDPEMSTCSILQPHHELVMTEVQTAIIPPSQDTIFVLLNCSIDSPVLNHYKYLCFNFEGHTCDELYGSCNAFRVFHLSTTNSSPPCCFTSYNTVKFMSMNILDCTHYTSVFDTGKLRGVGPLDWVYGIKLSFSVPDVGCGTCEKSGGTCGFDADTQGFLCLCSSTTNSTRDCAGGSVISKAQKIVPWTHYSQLVSFLVVVPGLIYKV, encoded by the exons ATGAAGATGCATCTTCTCATATTCACATTCCTACTACAACTACAAGCCATTGTTATTCTAACTACTCTTGCACTCTCCATTTGCAAGAACTCATGTGGCAACATTCCCATAAACTACCCATTTGGCTTAGAAGATGGTTGCGGTGCACCTCAGTTCAGGAACATGCTTAACTGCAGCACTAACTTGTTCTTTCAAACCCCTTCTGGTTCTTACAAGGTTCAATCCATCGACTACAACAAACTAACCATG GTAATCTACGACCCTGAAATGTCCACGTGCTCCATCCTTCAACCACACCATGAGTTGGTCATGACAGAAGTTCAAACCGCCATAATCCCACCATCACAAGACACCATTTTCGTGCTCCTAAACTGCTCCATAGACTCTCCAGTTCTCAACCATTACAAGTACCTCTGCTTCAACTTCGAAGGCCACACTTGCGACGAGCTTTACGGCTCCTGCAACGCTTTCAGGGTGTTCCACTTGTCAACAACTAACAGTTCCCCACCGTGCTGTTTCACAAGCTACAACACCGTGAAGTTCATGAGCATGAATATATTGGATTGCACGCACTATACGAGCGTGTTTGACACGGGAAAGTTGAGGGGTGTGGGACCTTTGGATTGGGTTTATGGGATTAAGCTTTCTTTTAGTGTGCCTGATGTGGGGTGTGGAACTTGTGAGAAATCTGGTGGGACTTGTGGCTTTGATGCTGATACACAAGGTTTCTTGTGTCTCTGCTCAAGTACTACAAATTCGACAAGAGATTGTG CTGGTGGAAGCGTAATATCAAAGGCACAGAAGATTGTTCCATGGACACACTACTCCCAACTGGTTTCATTTCTTGTAGTTGTACCTGGTCTAATTTACAAGGTTTAA